A stretch of the Geovibrio thiophilus genome encodes the following:
- a CDS encoding glycine betaine ABC transporter substrate-binding protein, whose product MKKITKLFTAALLSLVIFTGAAQAKERVELVYVEWARAVAITHVAGVLLEEMGYDVKTSSVANAAMWASVAEGDSDALLCAWLPVTHADLYTKYKEKIVDLGPNYVDAKLGFVVPAYVTINSVREMGANIDKFRGKIIGIDPGAGMSKAAEEAIAKNTAGIGKFEYVSGSDAIMVASLSNAIKRKEWIVVPGWQPHWMFGEWDLKILDDPDKIFGGAETINTVVRKGLDKDMPEVYTFLSKFDWKQIDLSSALVDNKNGMDPKKSAEKFVKANRAKIDELLKAVK is encoded by the coding sequence ATGAAGAAGATTACAAAGTTATTTACAGCGGCGCTGCTCAGTCTCGTGATTTTCACGGGTGCGGCACAGGCTAAGGAAAGGGTGGAGCTTGTATATGTGGAATGGGCAAGAGCCGTTGCCATAACCCATGTGGCGGGGGTATTGCTTGAGGAGATGGGATACGATGTCAAAACCAGCTCAGTGGCAAACGCCGCCATGTGGGCTTCGGTTGCGGAGGGTGATTCCGATGCTCTTCTCTGCGCTTGGCTGCCCGTTACCCATGCGGATCTTTACACTAAGTACAAAGAAAAAATAGTCGACCTCGGTCCCAACTATGTTGACGCCAAGCTCGGTTTTGTTGTTCCAGCTTATGTCACAATCAACTCTGTCAGAGAGATGGGCGCGAACATAGACAAATTCAGAGGGAAAATAATCGGTATCGATCCCGGCGCGGGCATGTCAAAAGCCGCTGAGGAAGCTATAGCAAAAAATACCGCAGGCATCGGCAAGTTTGAATATGTCTCCGGCAGCGATGCGATAATGGTAGCCTCGCTCTCAAACGCCATTAAAAGAAAGGAATGGATAGTCGTTCCCGGCTGGCAGCCCCACTGGATGTTCGGCGAATGGGATCTTAAGATACTCGATGATCCGGATAAAATATTCGGCGGTGCGGAAACAATCAACACAGTCGTGAGAAAGGGTCTGGATAAGGATATGCCCGAAGTCTACACTTTCTTAAGTAAATTCGACTGGAAGCAGATTGATCTCAGCAGCGCCCTTGTGGACAACAAAAACGGCATGGACCCCAAGAAAAGCGCCGAAAAATTCGTAAAAGCCAACAGAGCCAAGATAGACGAACTGCTGAAAGCAGTGAAGTAA
- a CDS encoding MarR family winged helix-turn-helix transcriptional regulator — MNTETTVSIINEIRKLSRYLDKYSKYLSNKYHITLPQLLCLNELRAEPELNLTELTRRLNLNNSAITGIIDRLELKNYVQRVKTGKDRRAIHLRLTEEGKIFAEKSLQIFDHDCFFDNTKVTEQETGDLLQNLGKIISLLDPEVKKIDL, encoded by the coding sequence ATGAACACCGAAACCACTGTGAGCATTATAAACGAAATAAGAAAACTTTCCCGCTATCTGGACAAATATTCAAAATACCTCAGCAACAAGTATCATATCACGCTTCCGCAGCTCCTCTGTCTGAATGAGCTCCGTGCAGAGCCTGAGCTGAACCTCACTGAGCTTACCAGACGCCTGAACCTCAACAACAGCGCAATCACAGGCATAATAGACAGGCTGGAGCTTAAGAACTATGTTCAGAGGGTTAAAACCGGAAAAGACAGAAGAGCAATCCACCTCCGCCTCACTGAGGAAGGGAAAATCTTTGCGGAAAAATCGCTGCAGATATTTGATCATGACTGTTTTTTTGACAATACAAAGGTAACGGAGCAGGAAACAGGGGATCTTCTCCAGAATCTGGGCAAGATAATCAGCCTGCTTGATCCCGAAGTTAAAAAGATAGACCTGTAA